A single region of the Micropterus dolomieu isolate WLL.071019.BEF.003 ecotype Adirondacks linkage group LG02, ASM2129224v1, whole genome shotgun sequence genome encodes:
- the atad5a gene encoding ATPase family AAA domain-containing protein 5 isoform X1 encodes MAGVVAMASVIEDFDTQPCKKSRKDGGSPVVKTITNYFSPVPKPVEKPFSPPRSNNIMDYFSRKGPSPKEKTSTPEQSKENCQTSQLPETHTSQEAAVKQLSQKRSRKASRAARKLVEVEPVSSTEEASCLIVEEPHDNRGSAADAVGSCGVLGSDTAALLAQLSTEACITVGKSESNATVCDKEAEKDDHHEDRSKSVNNVKFKPELNSIELSPIVPSKDRVKPVKTVARNSRKRQQQKEKHSEPEEKEKESSMCDVSMEVNVDEASQLNTSTVTISFEEFVRSQSKGEEDIEDEQGKEDESKIPTEAEEMDADQLDIPKSDENVASVELPLQVSPRTLTIQAEVHVVSSNQEAAKAVGKLASIFNKRKGASSPAEVVSSPHMEAGHQVSSTSLTVKRKSNVVLQEEDLELAVLESESMPKCSQAERKQFMAAFKQPSVDGSKTKPGKSQGKQKQPGEKVLDDADKVTEEDTVIPPSVEEVPVTSQENKVAKKKPARKGRKKAIEEKEAVTTTTPVAAPAEESVATIVDDKREKSPMTSTASVPTVRRSRREAVVRQAPEATPATPIRKTRNQNKSKDVAALPNDSPAKMSTPKIRKSKHGVFAAEMVCPPDTKGSPIRIRFTRLHKNDSMTKAEDGSDTKTTLATKTSNESKKRKQAKKLVEKARVIQQSKKAAVEEKGILRRSSRAEASTKKSYCENEDSVICLEEDQSASPQVAPEKSKTQKPLRSLMDVLGKPTPVGKDTKAVPGSKVASMGQEKTARKGSAVISIFDESSREDSENSQDDEQFRARREFLKSGLPESFRKQMAKTAATKEAYSLSCSSFQPVIHVKQPPNDCPLWSLLWPESSLLCHLKELWCRNSNPLLSVSGSLCVRTEPARRAFSKRGSGWRPEISESVRQLLMEEVGTSNPPFPVQMFITRFLKRRTDHQQQCTASEPEAVTRVTSTTLPAEPVGGKRKRQDDEGEMTVKVAKKQRANSSEEKSSTAKPEQTKRRGRTRRAQRSRQEEVNEKAEASVRTEDDSVVVLDDLPLAEDTGKQVCFTDVVKEDVLWTDKYQPQHSSDVIGNITSVKRLHSWLKEWKLRADRDERKKQKVKKQEEGSNDSDWDCAEDDSQDGEDMLCNTMLITGPTGVGKTAAVYACAQELGFKVFEVNASSQRSGRLILSQLKEATQSHQVDSQGVNAHKPTYFNSYGTSSSLGAARPGSSPRKVNSPRRVVSSPRKHPQSPRGAKRGGLAPTSLANFFKMGLPTNKETPNTKKNEQAVASKKVIKANECANKQKDPAVKSPPATTPKEKNNEEQSKKTATSLILFEEVDVIFDDDSGFLAAIKTFMTTTKRPVILTTSDPAFSTMFDGNFEEILFKTPSVLDVGSFLRLLCLAEDMRTDLWDVSSLLRLTGCDIRQSLLQLQFWTRSAGGRNVTRPLTHTGKASELKPETDEEAAGMSECAVTVASTLPPCDSGCTESMLGLLNIEPERDIWKLLRGQSLVQEALCWELLTNSRRRGVDLLYSNMETLLPLPRTQLTTSTYKPEQSVSVSQDHPSVNPNELPSTCQQPAHARLLHTAESADCSDDSSPVKMSNRMRKNKKRHCLPDQDGPHSDSDSEDGFPSLCKPQGVLQAKEEVKERLVSDTVKKKPLTPEERLKSLPVSQCLESIADFLDNMSYTDSLLAHPVGCDNHRRMSLVGAVVKDGMTDELRAETARGSWVRGELISEVPAAVEALSFHKCRVSVAEAWDKAQQLEGELGKEAAAELSLPVAPHCEVYSFTQDGPCQPQLVQRRTEVMESLMFKGMFGTPGNKPAAALDYLPALRTICRSEQLKEQGKIKRRFLHYLDAIQLGLEKSTLQHLAEDFP; translated from the exons ATGGCTGGTGTTGTGGCTATGGCATCTGTCATTGAGGACTTTGACACCCAG CCTTGCAAGAAATCTCGCAAAGATGGTGGCAGTCCCGTTGTCAAGACAATCACAAACTATTTCTCTCCTGTGCCCAAGCCCGTGGAGAAACCCTTTTCTCCTCCACGCTCCAACAACATCATGGACTACTTTAGCCGGAAAGGTCCGTCCCCTAAGGAAAAGACCAGCACACCAGAACAGTCGAAAGAGAACTGTCAGACGTCTCAGCTTCCAGAAACACACACCAGCCAGgaggcagcagtgaaacagctATCTCAGAAACGGAGTAGAAAGGCCAGCAGAGCTGCAAGGAAACTTGTGGAGGTTGAACCTGTTAGCTCCACAGAGGAGGCGAGCTGCCTGATTGTAGAAGAACCACACGATAACAGAGGCTCAGCAGCAGATGCAGTCGGCAGCTGTGGTGTTCTTGGTAGTGATACAGCAGCCCTGTTAGCTCAGCTTAGCACTGAGGCTTGTATCACTGTGGGAAAATCAGAGAGTAATGCCACGGTCTGTGATAAAGAGGCTGAAAAAGATGACCATCATGAAGATCGTTCCAAAAGTGTAAACAATGTTAAATTTAAACCAGAACTGAATAGTATTGAATTATCTCCAATCGTACCTTCAAAAGATAGAGTAAAACCAGTCAAAACTGTTGCACGAAATTCTAGGAAGAGGCAGCAACAGAAGGAAAAGCACTCTGAaccagaggagaaagaaaaagagagctCTATGTGTGATGTTAGTATGGAGGTCAATGTGGATGAGGCCTCGCAGTTAAACACCAGCACAGTCACCATCTCCTTTGAGGAGTTTGTGCGGAGCCAGAGCAAGGGTGAAGAGGACATAGAAGATGAACAGGGCAAAGAAGATGAAAGTAAAATCCCAACAGAGGCGGAAGAAATGGACGCTGACCAGTTGGATATCCCTAAATCTGACGAAAATGTAGCTTCTGTGGAGCTGCCTCTCCAAGTATCACCCCGAACCCTCACCATCCAGGCTGAAGTGCATGTTGTCTCATCCAACCAGGAAGCAGCCAAGGCGGTAGGGAAGTTGGCTTCTATCTTCAACAAGAGAAAAGGGGCGTCGAGCCCTGCAGAGGTAGTATCGTCTCCTCACATGGAGGCTGGACACCAAGTTTCTTCCACTTCTCTGACTGTCAAGCGGAAATCCAATGTGGTTCTTCAAGAGGAAGATCTAGAGCTGGCTGTGCTTGAGAGTGAATCCATGCCCAAGTGCAGTCAGGCAGAGAGGAAGCAGTTCATGGCTGCTTTCAAACAGCCCAGCGTGGATGGGTCCAAAACCAAGCCTGGTAAGAGCCAGGGCAAACAGAAGCAACCTGGAGAGAAGGTTTTGGATGATGCAGACAAAGTTACTGAAGAGGACACTGTTATTCCACCCTCTGTTGAGGAAGTCCCTGTTACCTCTCAGGAAAACAAAGTAGCTAAAAAGAAACCAGCAAGAAAGGGCAGAAAGAAAGCTatagaagaaaaggaggcagtCACCACCACCACACCTGTTGCTGCTCCTGCAGAAGAATCAGTGGCCACGATTGTTGATGATAAAAGAGAGAAGTCCCCTATGACCTCAACTGCGTCTGTCCCCACGGTGAGAAGGTCCAGAAGAGAGGCTGTAGTCAGGCAAGCACCTGAGGCCACCCCAGCAACTCCTATCAGAAAAACCAGGAATCAAAACAAGTCAAAGGATGTTGCTGCTTTACCTAACGACAGCCCTGCAAAGATGTCCACCCCAAAGATACGCAAGTCCAAACACGGTGTCTTCGCAGCAGAGATGGTGTGCCCACCCGACACAAAAGGAAGCCCTATCAG GATTAGATTTACTAGACTCCATAAAAATGATTCCATGACCAAGGCTGAAGATGGAAGTGACACAAAAACCACTTTGGCTACTAAA ACATCAAATGAGtctaaaaaaagaaagcagGCGAAGAAGTTGGTGGAGAAAGCCAGAGTGATTCAACAGAGCAAAAAAGCTGCTGTCGAGGAAAAGGGCATTTTAAGGCGTTCCTCACGAGCTGAGGCCTCCACAAAGAAGAGCTACTGTGAAAATGAG GATTCTGTTATCTGCCTGGAGGAGGACCAGTCCGCGTCTCCTCAGGTGGCACCAGAAAAGAGTAAAACCCAGAAGCCTTTACGCAGTCTAATGGATGTTCTGGGAAAACCCACACCTGTTGGCAAAGACACCAAGGCTGTCCCAG GCTCCAAAGTGGCCTCAATGGGCCAAGAAAAGACTGCTCGGAAGGGGTCAGCTGTGATTTCCATATTTGATGAGAGCAGCCGCGAGGACTCTGAAAACTCCCAGGACGATGAGCAGTTCAGGGCACGCAGAGAGTTCTTGAAGAGTGGCCTGCCTGAGTCCTTCAGGAAACAGATGGCCAAGACTGCTGCCACCAAGGAGGCTTACTCTCTCTCCTGTTCCTCCTTTCAACCAGTAATACACGTGAAGCAACCACCCAACG ATTGCCCTCTTTGGAGTCTACTGTGGCCCGAGTCTTCCTTACTTTGCCACCTGAAAGAACTTTGGTGCCGAAACTCCAACCCACTGCTGTCTGTTAGTGGCTCCCTTTGTGTGAGGACAGAACCAGCTCGTAGAGCCTTTTCTAAACGG GGTTCTGGCTGGAGGCCTGAGATCTCTGAAAGTGTTCGTCAGCTTTTAATGGAGGAGGTCGGCACCTCTAACCCTCCCTTTCCTGTTCAGATGTTCATCACTCGCTTTCTGAAGAGACGCACTGACCACCAGCAGCAGTGCACAGCCTCAG AACCAGAGGCTGTAACCAGAGTCACAAGCACCACACTGCCAGCTGAACCAGtaggaggaaagaggaagaggcaGGATGATGAAGGGGAAATGACGGTGAAGGTGGCTAAGAAGCAACGGGCCAACTCTTCAGAAGAGAAAAGTTCCACAGCTAAGCCTGAGCAAACAAAAAGGAGAGGCCGGACGAGACGAGCTCAGAGATCCAGGCAGGAGGAGGTGAATGAGAAAGCCGAGGcttcagtcagaactgaagatgACTCTGTGGTTGTGCTTGATGACTTGCCTTTGGCAGAGGACACTGGAAAACAAG tttgttttacagATGTGGTGAAGGAGGACGTTTTATGGACAGACAAATATCAGCCTCAGCACTCCAGTGACGTCATAGGCAACATTACTTCAGTGAAGAGGCTGCACAG cTGGCTAAAGGAATGGAAACTCCGTGCAGAcagagatgaaagaaaaaaacagaaagtcaaGAAACAAGAGGAAGGCAGCAATG ACTCAGACTGGGACTGCGCAGAAGACGACTCCCAGGATGGAGAGGACATGCTGTGTAATACGATGCTTATCACGGGACCCACGGGCGTTGGAAAGACTGCTGCAGTCTATGCTTGTGCCCAGGAGCTGGGCTTCAAG GTTTTTGAGGTGAATGCTTCATCTCAGCGGAGTGGCCGTCTAATTCTGTCCCAGCTGAAGGAAGCCACTCAGTCACACCAGGTGGACAGTCAGGGGGTCAACGCCCACAAACCCACCTATTTCAACAGTTACGGCACAAGCAGCAGTCTTGGCGCTGCCAGGCCTGGATCCTCCCCCA GAAAGGTTAATTCTCCTCGTAGGGTGGTTTCATCTCCCAGGAAACATCCCCAGTCCCCTAGAGGTGCTAAAAGAGGAGGCCTGGCTCCCACCTCTTTAGCCAACTTCTTCAAAATGGGCCTACCCACCAACAAGGAGACACCTAACACCAAAAAGAATGAACAAGCGG TTGCTTCCAAGAAAGTTATAAAAGCAAATGAGTGTGCCAATAAGCAGAAAGACCCTGCAGTCAAATCACCACCAGCTACCACCCctaaagagaaaaacaatgaaGAGCAGAGCAAGAAGACAGCCACCTCGCTTATCCTGTTTGAAGAAGTGGATGTTATTTTTGATGATGACTCAGGGTTTCTGGCTGCCATCAAGACTTTTATGACCACTACCAAGAGGCCAGTCATCCTAACTACCAGCG aTCCTGCTTTCAGCACCATGTTTGATGGCAACTTTGAAGAGATCCTTTTCAAAACGCCCTCAGTG TTGGATGTGGGCAGCTTCCTGCGGCTGTTGTGTCTGGCGGAAGACATGAGGACAGATTTATGGGACGTCAGCTCTCTGCTGAGACTCACTGGCTGTGACATCAGGCAGAGTTTACTGCAGCTGCAGTTCTGGACTCGCAGCGCAGGAGGCCGTAATGTAACCAGGCCATTGACGCACACTGGCAAAGCTT CTGAACTAAAGCCAGAGACCGATGAAGAGGCAGCAGGCATGTCTGAGTGTGCAGTGACTGTCGCGTCCACTCTCCCTCCCTGTGACAGCGGCTGCACTGAGAGCATGCTGGGTCTGCTGAATATTGAACCTGAAAGAGACATTTGGAAGCTGCTCAGG GGCCAGAGTCTGGTGCAGGAGGCGTTATGCTGGGAGCTGCTGACAAACAGCAGGCGGCGAGGAGTGGACCTGCTCTATTCCAACATGGAGACTCTCTTACCTTTACCACGCACACAGTTGACTACCTCTACCTACAAACCTGAGCAATCTGTTTCTGTATCACAAGACCATCCGTCTGTTAATCCAAATGAGCTGCCGTCCACCTGCCAGCAGCCAGCCCATGCCAGGTTATTGCACACAGCAGAGTCGGCAGATTGCTCAGACGATAGCAGTCCAGTTAAAATGTCCAACAGAATGAGGAAGAACAAGAAGCGGCACTGTCTACCTGACCAGGATGGACCGCACTCTGACTCGGACTCAGAAGACGGTTTCCCATCTCTCTGCAAGCCGCAGGGCGTTCTTCaggcaaaggaggaagtcaaaGAGAGATTAGTTTCCGACACGGTGAAGAAGAAGCCACTGACCCCTGAGGAGCGGTTAAAAAGTCTTCCAGTCTCCCAGTGTCTAGAATCAATTGCTGACTTTTTAGACAACATGTCCTACACGGACTCCTTGCTTGCTCATCCCGTAGGATGTGACAACCACAGAAGAATGTCACTGGTTGGTGCAGTAGTGAAAGATGGGATGACAGATGAGTTGCGGGCTGAGACTGCTAGAGGGAGCTGGGTGCGAGGAGAGCTCATCTCAGAGGTCCCGGCTGCTGTGGAGGCCCTGAGCTTCCACAAGTGTCGGGTTTCAGTAGCGGAGGCTTGGGACAAAGCCCAACAACTAGAAGGGGAGCTGGGAAAGGAGGCCGCAGCCGAACTCAGCCTCCCTGTGGCCCCTCATTGTGAAGTTTACAGTTTCACTCAGGACGGCCCCTGTCAACCACA
- the atad5a gene encoding ATPase family AAA domain-containing protein 5 isoform X2, protein MAGVVAMASVIEDFDTQPCKKSRKDGGSPVVKTITNYFSPVPKPVEKPFSPPRSNNIMDYFSRKGPSPKEKTSTPEQSKENCQTSQLPETHTSQEAAVKQLSQKRSRKASRAARKLVEVEPVSSTEEASCLIVEEPHDNRGSAADAVGSCGVLGSDTAALLAQLSTEACITVGKSESNATVCDKEAEKDDHHEDRSKSVNNVKFKPELNSIELSPIVPSKDRVKPVKTVARNSRKRQQQKEKHSEPEEKEKESSMCDVSMEVNVDEASQLNTSTVTISFEEFVRSQSKGEEDIEDEQGKEDESKIPTEAEEMDADQLDIPKSDENVASVELPLQVSPRTLTIQAEVHVVSSNQEAAKAVGKLASIFNKRKGASSPAEVVSSPHMEAGHQVSSTSLTVKRKSNVVLQEEDLELAVLESESMPKCSQAERKQFMAAFKQPSVDGSKTKPGKSQGKQKQPGEKVLDDADKVTEEDTVIPPSVEEVPVTSQENKVAKKKPARKGRKKAIEEKEAVTTTTPVAAPAEESVATIVDDKREKSPMTSTASVPTVRRSRREAVVRQAPEATPATPIRKTRNQNKSKDVAALPNDSPAKMSTPKIRKSKHGVFAAEMVCPPDTKGSPIRIRFTRLHKNDSMTKAEDGSDTKTTLATKTSNESKKRKQAKKLVEKARVIQQSKKAAVEEKGILRRSSRAEASTKKSYCENEDSVICLEEDQSASPQVAPEKSKTQKPLRSLMDVLGKPTPVGKDTKAVPGSKVASMGQEKTARKGSAVISIFDESSREDSENSQDDEQFRARREFLKSGLPESFRKQMAKTAATKEAYSLSCSSFQPVIHVKQPPNDCPLWSLLWPESSLLCHLKELWCRNSNPLLSVSGSLCVRTEPARRAFSKRGSGWRPEISESVRQLLMEEVGTSNPPFPVQMFITRFLKRRTDHQQQCTASEPEAVTRVTSTTLPAEPVGGKRKRQDDEGEMTVKVAKKQRANSSEEKSSTAKPEQTKRRGRTRRAQRSRQEEVNEKAEASVRTEDDSVVVLDDLPLAEDTGKQDVVKEDVLWTDKYQPQHSSDVIGNITSVKRLHSWLKEWKLRADRDERKKQKVKKQEEGSNDSDWDCAEDDSQDGEDMLCNTMLITGPTGVGKTAAVYACAQELGFKVFEVNASSQRSGRLILSQLKEATQSHQVDSQGVNAHKPTYFNSYGTSSSLGAARPGSSPRKVNSPRRVVSSPRKHPQSPRGAKRGGLAPTSLANFFKMGLPTNKETPNTKKNEQAVASKKVIKANECANKQKDPAVKSPPATTPKEKNNEEQSKKTATSLILFEEVDVIFDDDSGFLAAIKTFMTTTKRPVILTTSDPAFSTMFDGNFEEILFKTPSVLDVGSFLRLLCLAEDMRTDLWDVSSLLRLTGCDIRQSLLQLQFWTRSAGGRNVTRPLTHTGKASELKPETDEEAAGMSECAVTVASTLPPCDSGCTESMLGLLNIEPERDIWKLLRGQSLVQEALCWELLTNSRRRGVDLLYSNMETLLPLPRTQLTTSTYKPEQSVSVSQDHPSVNPNELPSTCQQPAHARLLHTAESADCSDDSSPVKMSNRMRKNKKRHCLPDQDGPHSDSDSEDGFPSLCKPQGVLQAKEEVKERLVSDTVKKKPLTPEERLKSLPVSQCLESIADFLDNMSYTDSLLAHPVGCDNHRRMSLVGAVVKDGMTDELRAETARGSWVRGELISEVPAAVEALSFHKCRVSVAEAWDKAQQLEGELGKEAAAELSLPVAPHCEVYSFTQDGPCQPQLVQRRTEVMESLMFKGMFGTPGNKPAAALDYLPALRTICRSEQLKEQGKIKRRFLHYLDAIQLGLEKSTLQHLAEDFP, encoded by the exons ATGGCTGGTGTTGTGGCTATGGCATCTGTCATTGAGGACTTTGACACCCAG CCTTGCAAGAAATCTCGCAAAGATGGTGGCAGTCCCGTTGTCAAGACAATCACAAACTATTTCTCTCCTGTGCCCAAGCCCGTGGAGAAACCCTTTTCTCCTCCACGCTCCAACAACATCATGGACTACTTTAGCCGGAAAGGTCCGTCCCCTAAGGAAAAGACCAGCACACCAGAACAGTCGAAAGAGAACTGTCAGACGTCTCAGCTTCCAGAAACACACACCAGCCAGgaggcagcagtgaaacagctATCTCAGAAACGGAGTAGAAAGGCCAGCAGAGCTGCAAGGAAACTTGTGGAGGTTGAACCTGTTAGCTCCACAGAGGAGGCGAGCTGCCTGATTGTAGAAGAACCACACGATAACAGAGGCTCAGCAGCAGATGCAGTCGGCAGCTGTGGTGTTCTTGGTAGTGATACAGCAGCCCTGTTAGCTCAGCTTAGCACTGAGGCTTGTATCACTGTGGGAAAATCAGAGAGTAATGCCACGGTCTGTGATAAAGAGGCTGAAAAAGATGACCATCATGAAGATCGTTCCAAAAGTGTAAACAATGTTAAATTTAAACCAGAACTGAATAGTATTGAATTATCTCCAATCGTACCTTCAAAAGATAGAGTAAAACCAGTCAAAACTGTTGCACGAAATTCTAGGAAGAGGCAGCAACAGAAGGAAAAGCACTCTGAaccagaggagaaagaaaaagagagctCTATGTGTGATGTTAGTATGGAGGTCAATGTGGATGAGGCCTCGCAGTTAAACACCAGCACAGTCACCATCTCCTTTGAGGAGTTTGTGCGGAGCCAGAGCAAGGGTGAAGAGGACATAGAAGATGAACAGGGCAAAGAAGATGAAAGTAAAATCCCAACAGAGGCGGAAGAAATGGACGCTGACCAGTTGGATATCCCTAAATCTGACGAAAATGTAGCTTCTGTGGAGCTGCCTCTCCAAGTATCACCCCGAACCCTCACCATCCAGGCTGAAGTGCATGTTGTCTCATCCAACCAGGAAGCAGCCAAGGCGGTAGGGAAGTTGGCTTCTATCTTCAACAAGAGAAAAGGGGCGTCGAGCCCTGCAGAGGTAGTATCGTCTCCTCACATGGAGGCTGGACACCAAGTTTCTTCCACTTCTCTGACTGTCAAGCGGAAATCCAATGTGGTTCTTCAAGAGGAAGATCTAGAGCTGGCTGTGCTTGAGAGTGAATCCATGCCCAAGTGCAGTCAGGCAGAGAGGAAGCAGTTCATGGCTGCTTTCAAACAGCCCAGCGTGGATGGGTCCAAAACCAAGCCTGGTAAGAGCCAGGGCAAACAGAAGCAACCTGGAGAGAAGGTTTTGGATGATGCAGACAAAGTTACTGAAGAGGACACTGTTATTCCACCCTCTGTTGAGGAAGTCCCTGTTACCTCTCAGGAAAACAAAGTAGCTAAAAAGAAACCAGCAAGAAAGGGCAGAAAGAAAGCTatagaagaaaaggaggcagtCACCACCACCACACCTGTTGCTGCTCCTGCAGAAGAATCAGTGGCCACGATTGTTGATGATAAAAGAGAGAAGTCCCCTATGACCTCAACTGCGTCTGTCCCCACGGTGAGAAGGTCCAGAAGAGAGGCTGTAGTCAGGCAAGCACCTGAGGCCACCCCAGCAACTCCTATCAGAAAAACCAGGAATCAAAACAAGTCAAAGGATGTTGCTGCTTTACCTAACGACAGCCCTGCAAAGATGTCCACCCCAAAGATACGCAAGTCCAAACACGGTGTCTTCGCAGCAGAGATGGTGTGCCCACCCGACACAAAAGGAAGCCCTATCAG GATTAGATTTACTAGACTCCATAAAAATGATTCCATGACCAAGGCTGAAGATGGAAGTGACACAAAAACCACTTTGGCTACTAAA ACATCAAATGAGtctaaaaaaagaaagcagGCGAAGAAGTTGGTGGAGAAAGCCAGAGTGATTCAACAGAGCAAAAAAGCTGCTGTCGAGGAAAAGGGCATTTTAAGGCGTTCCTCACGAGCTGAGGCCTCCACAAAGAAGAGCTACTGTGAAAATGAG GATTCTGTTATCTGCCTGGAGGAGGACCAGTCCGCGTCTCCTCAGGTGGCACCAGAAAAGAGTAAAACCCAGAAGCCTTTACGCAGTCTAATGGATGTTCTGGGAAAACCCACACCTGTTGGCAAAGACACCAAGGCTGTCCCAG GCTCCAAAGTGGCCTCAATGGGCCAAGAAAAGACTGCTCGGAAGGGGTCAGCTGTGATTTCCATATTTGATGAGAGCAGCCGCGAGGACTCTGAAAACTCCCAGGACGATGAGCAGTTCAGGGCACGCAGAGAGTTCTTGAAGAGTGGCCTGCCTGAGTCCTTCAGGAAACAGATGGCCAAGACTGCTGCCACCAAGGAGGCTTACTCTCTCTCCTGTTCCTCCTTTCAACCAGTAATACACGTGAAGCAACCACCCAACG ATTGCCCTCTTTGGAGTCTACTGTGGCCCGAGTCTTCCTTACTTTGCCACCTGAAAGAACTTTGGTGCCGAAACTCCAACCCACTGCTGTCTGTTAGTGGCTCCCTTTGTGTGAGGACAGAACCAGCTCGTAGAGCCTTTTCTAAACGG GGTTCTGGCTGGAGGCCTGAGATCTCTGAAAGTGTTCGTCAGCTTTTAATGGAGGAGGTCGGCACCTCTAACCCTCCCTTTCCTGTTCAGATGTTCATCACTCGCTTTCTGAAGAGACGCACTGACCACCAGCAGCAGTGCACAGCCTCAG AACCAGAGGCTGTAACCAGAGTCACAAGCACCACACTGCCAGCTGAACCAGtaggaggaaagaggaagaggcaGGATGATGAAGGGGAAATGACGGTGAAGGTGGCTAAGAAGCAACGGGCCAACTCTTCAGAAGAGAAAAGTTCCACAGCTAAGCCTGAGCAAACAAAAAGGAGAGGCCGGACGAGACGAGCTCAGAGATCCAGGCAGGAGGAGGTGAATGAGAAAGCCGAGGcttcagtcagaactgaagatgACTCTGTGGTTGTGCTTGATGACTTGCCTTTGGCAGAGGACACTGGAAAACAAG ATGTGGTGAAGGAGGACGTTTTATGGACAGACAAATATCAGCCTCAGCACTCCAGTGACGTCATAGGCAACATTACTTCAGTGAAGAGGCTGCACAG cTGGCTAAAGGAATGGAAACTCCGTGCAGAcagagatgaaagaaaaaaacagaaagtcaaGAAACAAGAGGAAGGCAGCAATG ACTCAGACTGGGACTGCGCAGAAGACGACTCCCAGGATGGAGAGGACATGCTGTGTAATACGATGCTTATCACGGGACCCACGGGCGTTGGAAAGACTGCTGCAGTCTATGCTTGTGCCCAGGAGCTGGGCTTCAAG GTTTTTGAGGTGAATGCTTCATCTCAGCGGAGTGGCCGTCTAATTCTGTCCCAGCTGAAGGAAGCCACTCAGTCACACCAGGTGGACAGTCAGGGGGTCAACGCCCACAAACCCACCTATTTCAACAGTTACGGCACAAGCAGCAGTCTTGGCGCTGCCAGGCCTGGATCCTCCCCCA GAAAGGTTAATTCTCCTCGTAGGGTGGTTTCATCTCCCAGGAAACATCCCCAGTCCCCTAGAGGTGCTAAAAGAGGAGGCCTGGCTCCCACCTCTTTAGCCAACTTCTTCAAAATGGGCCTACCCACCAACAAGGAGACACCTAACACCAAAAAGAATGAACAAGCGG TTGCTTCCAAGAAAGTTATAAAAGCAAATGAGTGTGCCAATAAGCAGAAAGACCCTGCAGTCAAATCACCACCAGCTACCACCCctaaagagaaaaacaatgaaGAGCAGAGCAAGAAGACAGCCACCTCGCTTATCCTGTTTGAAGAAGTGGATGTTATTTTTGATGATGACTCAGGGTTTCTGGCTGCCATCAAGACTTTTATGACCACTACCAAGAGGCCAGTCATCCTAACTACCAGCG aTCCTGCTTTCAGCACCATGTTTGATGGCAACTTTGAAGAGATCCTTTTCAAAACGCCCTCAGTG TTGGATGTGGGCAGCTTCCTGCGGCTGTTGTGTCTGGCGGAAGACATGAGGACAGATTTATGGGACGTCAGCTCTCTGCTGAGACTCACTGGCTGTGACATCAGGCAGAGTTTACTGCAGCTGCAGTTCTGGACTCGCAGCGCAGGAGGCCGTAATGTAACCAGGCCATTGACGCACACTGGCAAAGCTT CTGAACTAAAGCCAGAGACCGATGAAGAGGCAGCAGGCATGTCTGAGTGTGCAGTGACTGTCGCGTCCACTCTCCCTCCCTGTGACAGCGGCTGCACTGAGAGCATGCTGGGTCTGCTGAATATTGAACCTGAAAGAGACATTTGGAAGCTGCTCAGG GGCCAGAGTCTGGTGCAGGAGGCGTTATGCTGGGAGCTGCTGACAAACAGCAGGCGGCGAGGAGTGGACCTGCTCTATTCCAACATGGAGACTCTCTTACCTTTACCACGCACACAGTTGACTACCTCTACCTACAAACCTGAGCAATCTGTTTCTGTATCACAAGACCATCCGTCTGTTAATCCAAATGAGCTGCCGTCCACCTGCCAGCAGCCAGCCCATGCCAGGTTATTGCACACAGCAGAGTCGGCAGATTGCTCAGACGATAGCAGTCCAGTTAAAATGTCCAACAGAATGAGGAAGAACAAGAAGCGGCACTGTCTACCTGACCAGGATGGACCGCACTCTGACTCGGACTCAGAAGACGGTTTCCCATCTCTCTGCAAGCCGCAGGGCGTTCTTCaggcaaaggaggaagtcaaaGAGAGATTAGTTTCCGACACGGTGAAGAAGAAGCCACTGACCCCTGAGGAGCGGTTAAAAAGTCTTCCAGTCTCCCAGTGTCTAGAATCAATTGCTGACTTTTTAGACAACATGTCCTACACGGACTCCTTGCTTGCTCATCCCGTAGGATGTGACAACCACAGAAGAATGTCACTGGTTGGTGCAGTAGTGAAAGATGGGATGACAGATGAGTTGCGGGCTGAGACTGCTAGAGGGAGCTGGGTGCGAGGAGAGCTCATCTCAGAGGTCCCGGCTGCTGTGGAGGCCCTGAGCTTCCACAAGTGTCGGGTTTCAGTAGCGGAGGCTTGGGACAAAGCCCAACAACTAGAAGGGGAGCTGGGAAAGGAGGCCGCAGCCGAACTCAGCCTCCCTGTGGCCCCTCATTGTGAAGTTTACAGTTTCACTCAGGACGGCCCCTGTCAACCACA